One genomic segment of Streptomyces sp. RerS4 includes these proteins:
- a CDS encoding AAA family ATPase encodes MREDVEALDIRDVTANWVNSLVLQAQIDDRIKALADLSHTPLFFGRLDYLHAPGAELAEGAEGEQFYIGRRHVHDADGDPMVIDWRAPVSQPFYRASKNDPQDIALRRRFGYTGGELTAYEDEHLSDPSEAAAVSKLLQREIERPRVGPMRDIVATIQPEQDEIVRSGLSGSVCVQGGPGTGKTAVGLHRVAYLLYAHRERLARTGTLVIGPNRSFLHYIEQVLPALGELEVKQATVDDLVARDGLEVRDVDPAETAVVKGDARMAEVLRRAVHSHVTEPAEPLMVVRGSRRWRVPAYELAEIVGELQRRDIRYGAARDALPQRIAHAVLVRMEQAGEAPDDRVQDAVARNAAVKAVVKASWPQVEPAKLVLRLLSDPEFLAEHAHGVLTEDEQKLLLWPKPFRSVKSAKWSAADLVLIDEAADLVERTPSLGHVVLDEAQDLSPMQYRAVGRRCTTGSATVLGDLAQGTTPWATRSWDEALAHLGKPEAVLEELTAGFRVPREVIAYASRLLPEISPGLAPVSSVRETPGSLVVTRTDDLTPAVVEACRASLAHEGSIGLIAADARIPELAEALTAAGLAYLSPGEETTAESRLTLVPASLAKGLEYDYVVLDEPAAVVSGEPDERTGLRRLYVCLTRAVSGLTAIHAAALPGALG; translated from the coding sequence ATGCGCGAGGACGTCGAGGCCCTCGACATCCGCGACGTCACCGCGAACTGGGTCAACTCCCTCGTCCTCCAGGCGCAGATCGACGACCGCATCAAGGCCCTCGCCGACCTCTCCCACACCCCGCTCTTCTTCGGCCGCCTCGACTACCTCCACGCCCCGGGCGCCGAGCTCGCCGAGGGGGCGGAGGGGGAACAGTTCTACATCGGACGCCGCCACGTCCACGACGCCGACGGCGACCCGATGGTCATCGACTGGCGCGCGCCCGTCTCCCAGCCGTTCTACCGGGCGTCGAAGAACGACCCGCAGGACATCGCCCTGCGCCGCCGCTTCGGCTACACCGGCGGGGAGCTGACCGCGTACGAGGACGAGCACCTCTCCGACCCCTCCGAGGCGGCCGCCGTCAGCAAGCTCCTCCAGCGCGAGATCGAGCGGCCGCGCGTCGGCCCCATGCGGGACATCGTCGCGACGATCCAGCCCGAACAGGACGAGATCGTCCGCTCGGGGCTCTCCGGTTCCGTCTGCGTACAGGGTGGCCCCGGCACCGGCAAGACGGCCGTGGGCCTGCACCGGGTCGCGTACCTCCTCTACGCGCACCGCGAGCGGCTCGCCCGTACCGGCACCCTGGTCATCGGGCCGAACCGCTCCTTCCTGCACTACATCGAGCAGGTCCTGCCCGCCCTGGGCGAGCTGGAGGTCAAGCAGGCCACCGTCGACGACCTCGTCGCGCGCGACGGCCTGGAGGTGCGGGACGTCGACCCGGCCGAAACCGCCGTGGTCAAGGGCGACGCCCGGATGGCGGAGGTGCTGCGCCGCGCCGTCCACTCCCACGTCACGGAGCCGGCCGAGCCGCTGATGGTGGTGCGCGGCTCGCGCCGCTGGCGCGTGCCCGCGTACGAGCTCGCGGAGATCGTCGGGGAACTCCAGCGCCGCGACATCCGTTACGGCGCCGCCCGCGACGCGCTCCCGCAGCGGATCGCGCACGCCGTGCTCGTCCGCATGGAGCAGGCGGGCGAGGCCCCCGACGACCGCGTGCAGGACGCGGTGGCGCGCAACGCGGCGGTGAAGGCGGTCGTCAAGGCGAGCTGGCCGCAGGTGGAGCCGGCCAAGCTGGTGCTGCGGCTGCTGTCGGATCCGGAGTTCCTGGCGGAGCACGCGCATGGGGTCCTCACGGAGGACGAACAGAAGCTGCTGCTGTGGCCGAAGCCGTTTCGCAGCGTGAAGTCCGCGAAGTGGTCGGCGGCCGACCTGGTCCTCATCGACGAGGCCGCCGACCTGGTGGAACGCACCCCGTCCCTGGGCCACGTCGTCCTCGACGAGGCCCAGGACCTCTCGCCGATGCAGTACCGGGCGGTGGGGCGTCGCTGCACGACGGGATCCGCGACGGTCCTCGGGGACCTCGCGCAGGGCACGACCCCGTGGGCGACGCGCAGTTGGGACGAGGCCCTGGCCCACCTGGGCAAGCCGGAGGCCGTCCTGGAGGAACTCACCGCCGGCTTCCGCGTACCGCGCGAGGTCATCGCGTACGCGTCACGGTTGCTGCCGGAGATCTCCCCGGGGCTGGCCCCGGTCTCCTCGGTCCGCGAGACGCCGGGCTCCCTGGTCGTCACCCGGACGGACGACCTCACCCCGGCGGTGGTCGAGGCCTGCCGGGCATCGCTCGCGCACGAGGGGTCGATCGGGCTGATCGCGGCGGACGCGCGGATCCCGGAGCTGGCCGAAGCCCTGACGGCGGCGGGGCTGGCGTACCTGTCGCCCGGCGAGGAGACGACGGCGGAGTCCCGCCTGACGCTCGTCCCGGCGTCGCTGGCGAAGGGTCTGGAGTACGACTACGTGGTCCTGGACGAGCCCGCCGCCGTCGTCTCGGGCGAACCCGACGAACGGACCGGCCTGCGCCGCCTCTACGTCTGCCTCACCCGAGCCGTATCGGGCCTGACGGCGATCCACGCGGCGGCCCTGCCGGGGGCACTGGGCTGA
- a CDS encoding DNA repair helicase XPB — MNGPLIVQSDKTLLLEVDHELAGAARRAIAPFAELERAPEHIHTYRITPLGLWNARAAGHDAEQVVDALVEFSRYPVPHALLVDVAETMARYGRLTLSKHPVHGLVLTSTDRPVLEEILRSKKVAPLVGARLDPDTVAVHPSERGQIKQTLLKLGWPAEDLAGYVDGEAHPIELEENGWALRPYQQQAVEGFWHGGSGVVVLPCGAGKTLVGAGAMAKAKATTLILVTNTVSARQWKHELVKRTSLTEEEIGEYSGTRKEIRPVTIATYQVLTTKRKGVYPHLELFDSRDWGLILYDEVHLLPAPVFKFTADLQARRRLGLTATLVREDGRESDVFSLIGPKRFDAPWKEIEAQGYIAPADCVEVRVNLTESERLAYATAETEEKYRFCATTATKRKVTEALVRKHRGEQTLVIGQYIDQLDELGEHLDAPVIKGETSNAQREKLFDAFREGEINVLVVSKVANFSIDLPEATVAIQVSGTFGSRQEEAQRLGRVLRPKADGHEARFYSVVARDTIDQDFAAHRQRFLAEQGYAYRIMDADDLLAGG; from the coding sequence ACCACGAGCTCGCCGGGGCCGCCCGCCGGGCCATCGCGCCCTTCGCCGAGCTGGAGCGCGCTCCCGAGCACATCCACACCTACCGGATCACCCCGCTCGGCCTGTGGAACGCCCGCGCCGCCGGGCACGACGCCGAGCAGGTCGTCGACGCGCTCGTCGAGTTCTCCCGCTACCCCGTCCCGCACGCCCTGCTCGTCGACGTGGCCGAGACCATGGCCCGCTACGGCCGCCTCACCCTCTCCAAGCACCCCGTGCACGGGCTCGTGCTGACCAGCACCGACCGGCCGGTGCTGGAGGAGATCCTGCGGTCGAAGAAGGTCGCCCCGCTGGTCGGGGCGCGGCTCGACCCCGACACCGTGGCCGTCCACCCCTCCGAGCGCGGACAGATCAAGCAGACCCTGCTCAAGCTCGGCTGGCCCGCCGAGGACCTCGCCGGCTACGTCGACGGCGAGGCGCACCCGATCGAGCTGGAGGAGAACGGCTGGGCGCTGCGCCCCTACCAGCAGCAGGCCGTCGAGGGCTTCTGGCACGGCGGTTCCGGTGTGGTCGTGCTGCCCTGCGGCGCGGGCAAGACGCTGGTCGGCGCCGGCGCGATGGCGAAGGCCAAGGCGACCACGCTGATCCTCGTCACCAACACCGTCTCCGCCCGCCAGTGGAAGCACGAGCTGGTCAAGCGGACCTCGCTGACCGAGGAGGAGATCGGCGAGTACTCCGGCACCCGCAAGGAGATCCGGCCCGTCACGATCGCCACCTACCAGGTGCTGACGACCAAGCGGAAGGGCGTCTACCCGCACCTGGAGCTGTTCGACTCCCGGGACTGGGGGCTGATCCTCTACGACGAGGTGCACCTGCTGCCGGCGCCCGTCTTCAAGTTCACCGCCGACCTCCAGGCCCGCCGCCGGCTCGGTCTGACGGCCACCCTCGTGCGTGAGGACGGCCGCGAGTCCGACGTGTTCTCCCTGATCGGGCCGAAGCGCTTCGACGCGCCGTGGAAGGAGATCGAGGCGCAGGGCTACATCGCGCCCGCCGACTGCGTCGAGGTCCGGGTGAACCTCACCGAGTCGGAACGGCTCGCGTACGCGACCGCCGAGACGGAGGAGAAGTACCGCTTCTGCGCGACGACCGCGACGAAGCGGAAGGTCACCGAGGCGCTCGTACGCAAGCACCGGGGCGAGCAGACCCTCGTCATCGGCCAGTACATCGACCAGCTCGACGAGCTGGGCGAACACCTGGACGCGCCCGTCATCAAGGGCGAGACCTCCAACGCGCAGCGCGAGAAGCTCTTCGACGCTTTCCGCGAGGGCGAGATCAACGTGCTGGTCGTCTCGAAGGTCGCGAACTTCTCCATCGACCTGCCCGAGGCCACCGTCGCCATCCAGGTGTCGGGCACCTTCGGCTCCCGGCAGGAGGAGGCACAGCGCCTCGGCCGCGTCCTGCGACCGAAGGCGGACGGCCACGAGGCGCGCTTCTACTCGGTCGTCGCCCGCGACACCATCGACCAGGACTTCGCCGCCCACCGCCAACGCTTCCTCGCCGAACAGGGCTACGCCTACCGCATCATGGACGCCGACGACCTCCTGGCCGGCGGCTGA